From the genome of Methanoregula boonei 6A8:
CTCGATCGCGGCCACCCCATTGTAACGTGCGGCAACGCCTTTTCCCACGCTCTTCCAGTCGATCGTCCCGGCGCCGAGCATCAGGTGCTCGTCAAGAACGCCGTGGTTGTCATGGATGTGGATGTGGTTTGCAGAACCGACCTGTGCAAGGAACTCGGGGACCTTGCCCACGGTGTTTGCGTGCCCGAAATCAAACGTGAGTCCGATGCCCTCGATCCCGCCGGCCATCCCCATGAGTTCTCCCACGTCACGGCAGAGAAATTCCTTGTGGCTGATCATATTCTCCAGGCAGGCAAGCACCCCGTGCTCTACGGCGCACTTCCCGATCCGGCGCAGGGCCTCTTTCTGGAGATCCCAGACCTTGCCGGGCAGGAGTTTTCCTGCCGGGGAGAGATAGCCGGGGTGGATCGTGACCCGGTCGGTGAGCTCCCCGGCACCCGCGATGCAGACCTCTACTTGCCGGATAGACTCGCGCCAGATCGGGTCATTGAGGGTCGCAAGATTGAGATCGCCGTAAGGTGCATGCACCGTGGCCTTAAGGCCGGTACTTGCAAGCACCTCTTTGATTTTTTTGAGGTTCTCGGGCTGCTCGAACCGGTAATTGCCATCCGCCACGATCTC
Proteins encoded in this window:
- a CDS encoding sugar phosphate isomerase/epimerase family protein codes for the protein MTVRPYFSSSAKVWDDISWVYGIEEAGYPGWEIVADGNYRFEQPENLKKIKEVLASTGLKATVHAPYGDLNLATLNDPIWRESIRQVEVCIAGAGELTDRVTIHPGYLSPAGKLLPGKVWDLQKEALRRIGKCAVEHGVLACLENMISHKEFLCRDVGELMGMAGGIEGIGLTFDFGHANTVGKVPEFLAQVGSANHIHIHDNHGVLDEHLMLGAGTIDWKSVGKGVAARYNGVAAIEGRSVEEAKKSLAVFKEYFV